A window of Aurantibacillus circumpalustris genomic DNA:
CTATAAATAATAAAAACAAAAGGATGTATGGAACGGGATTTCCTTTAAAATTCTGATTTAAGAATGGATTCGTTTTTAAAGCATCAAAAATGTAGTGGATAAAAAAAGCAATCAAAATTGATAAAAAAGGATAAAGTGGAGCATCATACCATTCTAATTTTGTTTTGCCAATAGAAATAATAATAAAATAAGTGATCACCAATAAGGTTAAGAATAATGTAATTTTTTTGATGCGATTATCCTTGCTAAAAAGTCCGATCAACATGCCACAAGGAATCAGGAGATACCTGTCTGGCAATCTATACACTCTAAAATTGTTGAAATAAAACCAGAAGTCAAATTTTTGCCCGCCTTGAGATACCAAGTACCTTCCTCCCAGTTCATTTTCCTGAACAATGGAAATGTATCCCGGGTTTTGTGTTTCACGAATTAGGTAATAACTAAGAATTAATGTAAGAAAAGAAAAGAAGCCAATATAAAAGTGTTTATTTTTAATAAATAACATCAGTTGGTTTTGAATAATAGCATAAATGCCCAGGGCAGGAAAAAAAAGTATTCCTGCTATCCCTTTGGTATAAGAAGCTAATAGAACGGCAGTAAAAAAAAGATAAAGAAATTTCGTTTGTTTTGTTTCGGTATAAGCGAAAAAAAACAAACAGCTTATAGTTGTAAAACAGGTAAGCATGGCGTCGTAGTCTCCAGTTCGTGACACGTGTAAGCCAAGATAACCATCGCAAGTTATTAAAGTTAAAATTGCAATAAAAGCCAACCAAAAATTTTTAAGATAACGCTGAGAAAAAACAAGAATGGCCATGCAAGTCGCAAAAACAGCTAATGCCGAAGGAAGGCGTATGGCTATTTCGTTTGTGCCGACAATGTGCATAAAAACTACCTGACACCATATAAGTAATGGCGGTTTTGTGTTCCACATTTCAGGTGTATGATCAAAATAAGTCACAATAAAATTTCCATTATGAAACATTTCAATGGCATTAATGGCGATACGTGCTTCGTCCCAGGTACGAATAGGCATTGTATCAAGAAAA
This region includes:
- a CDS encoding ArnT family glycosyltransferase, with the translated sequence MYPKLYFIKYIILIVIIAIPIFGFLDTMPIRTWDEARIAINAIEMFHNGNFIVTYFDHTPEMWNTKPPLLIWCQVVFMHIVGTNEIAIRLPSALAVFATCMAILVFSQRYLKNFWLAFIAILTLITCDGYLGLHVSRTGDYDAMLTCFTTISCLFFFAYTETKQTKFLYLFFTAVLLASYTKGIAGILFFPALGIYAIIQNQLMLFIKNKHFYIGFFSFLTLILSYYLIRETQNPGYISIVQENELGGRYLVSQGGQKFDFWFYFNNFRVYRLPDRYLLIPCGMLIGLFSKDNRIKKITLFLTLLVITYFIIISIGKTKLEWYDAPLYPFLSILIAFFIHYIFDALKTNPFLNQNFKGNPVPYILLFLLFIGTFERAWSKTYLPEEAPWDAEIYEIGYYLKNAIKGKYDLENKHLAYDGYKAQNTFYLRVLNDKGVNTHEKEYTGLVKNDMVIACQEHVKNYIRNNYLYTEKHEQGPVFTYTIYGNSKDTIQ